In Halobacterium noricense, the genomic stretch TACATTTACCGTCACCCCACCAACACGTACGCATGAGCGACCTGTCCCCGACTGACGTGGCACCGGCGTGGGTGTGGCTCGCGACGGCCGCGAGCGGCGTGCTCGCAGCAGTTGTACACGTCGTGGGCGGCGCAGCCTACGAGTCCGCTGTGGGCGTGCTGACCGCCGGCGCAGTCGTCGGCGTGCTGTACCTGCTCTACCAGTGGGGACAGATTCGGGAGCAGCCGACCAGCGCGAAGAGCGACCGCGAGAAGGAGATGCAAGCGGAAGCGGGCGGCTACGGCGGCAACGGCGGCGGTGGCTAGCCCGGCCGCCTATTCCACGCGGACGACGTCGTAGACGCCGACCATCTCCGTTTCTTCGACGCGCGCCGTGAACTCCGCGCCTTCCTCGGGCGCGTCGTCGGCGACGAGCGTGACGGCTTCGATGGGGTCGCGCAGCAGGAACGACTTGATGCGCTCGGGCCACGACGGCGCGCCGCCCTTCCGGCAGACGAGCACGTACCGAGAACTGGCGAGGTCGCGGAGGGCGGGCTGGAGGTCGTGGTCGTCGACGTCCTCAGGCGGGACGACGGCGAGCACTTGCGTGTGGAGCGTTTCGGGCACACGCGACCCGAGGGGTTCGACCGGAATGAGTCTTGCTCGAACGCGGCGCTTTTCCGACGCACGCGAACCCCACCGCGGGTCGCCGGGCTCGCGCTCGCCGTCGCAACAGTCGTGCTCGCGGCATCGCGAACGGACTCGACCGCGACGTAGCCGGCGAATGGCAATCCTGCCATCAGACGACTCCGGGATTTTCGAGGGTCACGTCGGGGGCGGCATAGCTGTTCGGGCGCGGACCACTTCCACCCCGGTTTGCGAACCTTCTTACGCGAGCGCGCGCTACCTACCGTGGACAGAATGGCCCAGGCCGCAAACCAGGAACTCGTCGACAGGTTCGAGGAGTTCTACCGCCGGTACTACAGCGACGACGTCGCGGAGCTCGCCCGCAAGTACCCCCGCGAGTCGAAGTCCCTCCACCTCGACTGGCGGGACCTCTACCAGATGGACCCCGACCTGGCCGACGACTACGTCAACCACCCCGACGACCTCCGGGAGGCCGCCGAGGAAGCGCTGCGCCTCTACGACCTCCCCGTGGACGTCAGCCTCGGACAGGCCCACGTGCGCGTGTTCGGCCTCGACGAGCACACCGAGATTCGCGCGATCCGCGCCGAACACCTCAACACGCTCGTCAGCGTGCAGGGGATGGTGCGGAAGGCGACGGACGTGCGCCCGAAAATCGAGCGCGCGGTGTTCGTCTGCCAGCGCTGCGGCGCCGAAACGGAGGTCCCCCAGGGCGACGCCGGCTTCCAGGAGCCCTACCAGTGCGAGAGCTGCGAGCGCCAGGGGCCGTTCAAGCTCGACCCCGAGCGCTCGGAGTTCGTCGACTCCCAGAAACTCCGGATTCAGGAGTCCCCGGAGGGCCTGGCGGGCGGCGAGACCCCGCAGAGCATCGACGTGCACGTCGCCGACGACATCACCGGCGAAGTCACGCCCGGCGACCACGTCACCGTCTCGGGCGTGCTCCGCCTCGACCAGAGCGAGGGCAGCAACGAGTCCCCCGTCTTCGACCTCTACATGGAGGGGACGTCGGTCGTCATCGAGGACGAGGAGTTCGACGAGATGAACATCACCGAGGAGGACAAACAGCAGATCGTCGAAATCTCGAACCGCGAGAACATCTACGAGCAGATGGTCGACTCGATGGCTCCGTCCATCTACGGCCACCGGGAGGCCAAGCTCGCGATGATTCTCCAGTTGTTCTCCGGCGTCACCAAACACCTCCCCGACGAGTCGAGGATTCGGGGCGACCTCCACATGCTCCTCATCGGGGACCCCGGAACGGGGAAGTGTCTCGACGGGGATACGCACGTAACGCTCGCTGACGGTACCAAACGCCCGATTCGAGATATCGTCGAGGAGAACCTCGATAACCCGAAGCCAGTCGACGACGGTGTGTACGACGACGGCGACCTCCCGGTGCTCTCGATGGACGCCGACGGAACACTCACCGAGCGGCGAGCGACCCGAGTCTGGAAGCGCGAAGCACCGGATCAGATGTACCGGATTCGCACGTCGAGTGGGCGCGAAATCGAAGTGACGCCCTCGCATCCGCTGTTCGTACAACGCGACGGGAGAATCGAAGCACGGACCGCGGACGAACTCGACGCGAACGAGTTCGTCGCGACGCCGCGGTCGCTACAGACGAACGGCGACGACACGCTCGACGTCGAGTACCGGAGCTCCGAGTCAGGGAACGCAGTCCGGCTCGACCTCCCGGAGACGTGGACGCCATCGCTCGCGCGGCTCGTCGGCTACATCATCGCTGAAGGGTACGCTGTGCTCGGCGACGACAACACCGGCGACGTCAGAGTGACGAACAACGACGACGAGATACTCGACGACGTCACCGAGGCACTGGACGCGCTCGGACTCAACTACGCGATTAGTGGACCACGAGAAGGAAAATCCGCGAAGACTGTCCGCTGTACCTCTGGCGAGTTTGCGAGTTTCCTCGAAAGCCTCGAACCAGTGATTCTACAACGGTCTGCGGACCAGCGCGTTCCCGACCCGATTCGCTGCGCGACGGCAGAGACGAAACGCGAGTTCCTCCGTGCGTACGTCGATGCCGAGGGACACGTTTCGGCGACACAGCGCGAAATCACGGTCGCCTCGATGAGCCGCGAACTGCTCAACGGCGTCCGCTCGCTCCTGCTCGCCTTCGACGTCACGTCGAGCATCGAAGCGCGGAACAACGGGAGCTATCGGATTCGCATCAGCGGCGACAGCTTCGAGCGGTACGTCGAACAAATCGGCTTCGTCACGGAGCGAAAGTCGACGGCAGCCGTCTCTTACGACGACCAGTCCTCGAACACGAACGTCGACGTAATCCCCGAAATCGGCGAGGAACTTCGCCGCATCCGGGAGACCCTCGAACTCTCTCAGTTCGACTGCAGCGTCCCGAGAACGACGTACCAGCACTACGAACGCGGCGACCGGAATCCAAGCCGGGACAGCCTCCGACAGGTCGTCGAAGCGTTCGAGGACCGAGTCGCGTGGCTACGGGAGGCGAAACGGAGTATTGAGAACGGGAGCTGGGAAGACGTCTCCGCAGTCCGGAACGAACTGAACGTCTCGCAGGCGGCGCTCGCGAGCGAGATGGACGTCGAACAGACCGCCGTGAATTACTACGAGCGGAACGACGCCGTTCCGGACGGCGGGAAGGTGACATCGGCAAAGAGCAGCCTCGGGGCGCGAATCGACGAGGCGCTCTCGGTCGAGACGGACGTCAAGCGCCTCCGCCACCTCGTCGAGAACGACGTTTCGTGGGACCGCATCGAATCCATCGAGCCCGTCGAACCGGCCGAGGAGTGGGTCTACGACCTCGAAGTCGAGGGGACCCACGCGTATCTCTCGAACGGCGTCGTCTCCCATAACTCCGCGCTCATATCATACGTTCAAAATATCGCGCCGCGGTCAGTCTACACTTCCGGCAAGGGGTCCAGCTCCGCGGGGCTGACGGCCGCCGCGGTCCGGGACGACTTCGGCGACGGCCAGCAGTGGACGCTGGAGGCGGGCGCGCTCGTGCTCGCCGACCAGGGCGTCGCCGCGGTCGACGAGCTCGACAAGATGCGATGTGTGACGGGGGATACGCTGGTCCACTTCGACGGCCGGGTGAGCCGAATCCGGGACTTCGCGGTCGACGCCGCCGAGTCTGGTGACCTCGAGGAGTTGCCGAACGGCCGGACGATCCGGGGGGTCGACGCCGACGTCTGGACGATGACCGAGTCCGGACGGCTCGAGAAACGCCCCGTGACGGCGGTCCACGAGTACGACGCGCCGAATGAGCTCGTGGAAGTGACACTGGCGTCCGGCGAGCGGCTGACCGCGACGCACGACCATCCGTTCTTCATCTTCGAGGACGGCGAACGCGTCGAGCAGCCGGCCGAGGAGCTCTCCGACGACGACTGGGTGTACGTCCCGCGGTCGCTGTCCGGGGCCGCAGCCGACGGCGGGTCGGTAGCCGAAGCGTCAGCGACGGCTTCCGACTCGTCCGGAGCGGACGGTGTCGAGCCGGAGTTCGCGGCAGTCCTGGGCTATCTTGCTGGCGACGGGGACCTCTACTACGACCGCGGCGAGGGAGTCTACGGTATCAGGTTCACGAACAAGGAAGAACAGTTGCTCGCTGACTTCGAGGATGCTGCCAGGAGCACGTTCGACGCCGAGCCGACGCGCCCGCCGAGCGAGCAGCGCGACGACGGCGTCGAAACCGTCCGCGTCCACGGCCGAGAGCACGCTGACCGCGTGCTCGACGCGGGAATGAACCGCGAGACGTACGACGGGAAGACGCTACCGGGCGACGTGACGGCGTCGTCGCGGGCAGCGAAGGCCGCGTTCGTTTGCGCGCTCGCCGACAGCGAAGGGTCGGTCGGCGACCGGCAGCTCCGCATCCACTCCGCGAGCTACGAACTGCTGCTCGGCGTGAAACACCTCCTGTTGGAGTTCGGGGTCTCCAGCCAGCTCCACCACCGGGAACACGGAGACAACCGCGACATCTATAATCTCACGGTCACGGACGCGGACTCGCTGGCCGCGTTCGACCGGTGGGTCGGGTTCACGCTCGACCGGAAGCAGGACGCGCTCGAGGACGCGGTCGAGCGCGTATCCGGCGAGCGGACGATTCGAGACGTGGTTCCGGACGTCGGTGGACGGCTCGAAGCGGCCCGAGAGTCGCTGCGTCTCCACCAGGCCGAGTGTGGCATCAACGACGTGACGTACTGCAACTTCGAGAACGGCGACGCGAACATTTCGATTCGGCTGGCCCGGGACGTCCTCGATGCCTTCGAGTCACGGCAACGTACGGCGGATCGAGACCGCCAGCGAGTGACAGACGCCGACTGGCGGACGCTCGAGAGCCTCCGTGACCGCTATCACGTCTCTCAGGACGAACTCGCGAACGGGACGGCGTTCAGCCAACAGCAGGTCTCCCGGCTGTGGGGCGAAGACGAGAGCTTGCTCGCGACGGTCCGGTCGCGGCTCCGGGAGGTCGTCGAAGGCGTCGCGGAGACGGACCTTACCACCCTCCGCGAGGTAGTCTACGGGGACGTGAAGTGGCGGCGAGTAGCTAGCGTCGAGCCCGTTTCTCCGGACGAAGACGACGACCGGATTCCGGTATTGCGTGGTGAACTCGCCGACAACCTCGGTGTTCCGGAGGACGAGACCGTCGAGGCAGCAGACGAGCTGCTCGCTCGAGAACCGGACGTCGATTCGTGGAGCGCGCTCCGGACGGCGCTGTCGCGGCACGGGATTGCTCACGAAGTGCTCGCGGCGGACCTCGGCGTGAACCAGAGTACGGTGACGCGGTGGCTGAACGAGGATGTCGAAACGGATCGGTTCGTCGAGGCCGCGAACGCCGCGCTCGACCGCATCCACGAGGTCCGTAGCGAGGCCGACCGGCTACGCTCAGAGATTGAGCGGCGCGAGCAGCCGAAGGTGTACGACCTCACTGTCGCGGGGACGCACAACTTCGTCGCGAACGGAATGATCGTCCACAACTCCGAGGACCGCTCCGCGATGCACGAAGCACTAGAGCAGCAGAAGATCTCGATTTCGAAGGCGGGCATCAACGCGACCCTCAAGGCGCGCTGTTCGCTGCTCGGCGCGGCGAACCCGAAGTACGGCCGCTTCGACCAGTACGAGCCCATCGGCGAGCAGATCGACCTCGAACCCGCCCTGATTTCGCGGTTCGACCTCATCTTCACGGTGACCGACGAGCCCGACCCCGAGGAGGACGCGAAGCTCGCCCGCCACATCCTCCAGACGAACTACGCGGGCGAGCTCAACACTCAACAGGAGCAGCTCGCGAGCGCGAACCACACCGCCGAGGAGGTCGACGCGCAGACGGACACGGTCGCGCCGGCCATCGACGCATCGCTCCTGCGCAAGTACATCGCGTACTCGCGGCGGAACTGCTACCCGACGATGTCCGACGAAGCACGGGAGGCCATCGAGGACTTCTACGTGGACCTCCGCGCGGAGGGCCAAGGCGAGGACGCGCCCGTCCCGGTGACCGCGCGCCAGCTCGAAGCGCTGGTGCGGCTCGGCGAGGCGTCCGCGCGCGTCCGGCTCTCGGACACCGTGGAGGTCGAGGACGCCGAGCGCGTCATCGAAATCGTGCGCTCGTGCCTGCAGGACATCGGCGTCGACCCCGAGACCGGCGAGTACGACGCAGACGTCGTCGAGACCGGGCGCTCGAAGACCCAGCGCGACCGCGTGAAGAACGTCAAGGCCATCATCAAGGAGATCGAAGACGAGTTCGACGAGGGCGCGCCCGTCGAGGAAGTGCTGGACCGCGCCGAGGAGGTCGGGATGGACGCCTCGAAGGCCGAACACGAGATCGAGAAGCTCAAAGAGAAGGGCGAGCTCTATCAGCCGAACAAGGACCACCTGCGGGCGATATAGATGGACCGGATTTCGGCGCTGCGGAACGTCGAGGACGCGCTCGCGGACTTCGAGGCCGGCGACGCCTCCCTGGGCGACGTGGAGGACCGCGTGCTCGGCGTGCTGCGGACGTACGCGACGGAGTTCGAAGACGGCGACCTGTCGGCGTACCGGGCGATCGGCGACCCCCGCGTCGAGGGCATCGTCGTCGTCGCCGACACCGAGGCAGCGGCGCGCGAGCGCGTCGCCGCCCGGGTCGACGCATCCCCCGAATTCAGGGTCGAGCCGGCCGATTGATTTCGTTCTTTCGTAACTAATTTTAACACTCGTCGATACGGTCAGATCGTGCTGTTGGTCGCGACGCACTCGCAGGCCGCTCGACAGAGCCTGCGCAACGTCTGTTCGACGCACGAGGACTGCGTCGTGCGGCGGTTCGGGCGCGCGGCGCTGCTCGCGGAGACGGAACTCGCGGCGTTCCACGCGCTTCGCCTCCGGGAGAAACATACTGGGGACGTGCAGGTCGAGCGCACTGCGCCCCTGAACGAGTTCAGCGACGTCCCCGAGTCGGTCCGCGACGCCGCGACCGCCTACGAATCCCGGGACGCCGCGAGCACGCCGTACGCGAAGTTCGCGGCGGGGACCGACCTCCCCGACCCCGAGTCGATGGCCGACGAGAAGCTATGAGAGTCGACCTCGCGGACGTCGAACGCCACGGGCGAGCAATCGATTTGCGGGACGTCGACGTAGCCGCCGAAGCCGTGCTGGCGGCCATCCGCGACGCCGACGACGAGCGCATCGAGTGCGCCAGCCCACAGCCGATTCACGAGCGCGTCGGCTTCCTCCACCACGGCCTGTCGGTCGCGCCCATCGCGGCGGTCGCGGCCGCCGCGCGCACCCGCGGCGCGACGACCGAACACGACGCGGAAATCCGGGCTGTCGAGGACGAACTCGCAGCTATCGACGTTCCCGAGGTGGACCTCACGACTGCGCGCGAGCGCGTCGCCGAGACGGCCAGCGACGTCGACCGGCTGCGGGAGCGCGTGGCGCGAGCGAGTGGGCGCGTCGAGGCCCGACGAGAGGCTGACGCGGACGCCAGCGACGCGGAAGCCGCGTTACGGGACGCGACCCGCGAGCTCGCCGCGCGGGAGACTGACCACCACGCCGCGAAAGAGGAGTTAGCGGCAGCCCAAGAGCGAGCGCGCGAAGCACGGGACGCCCGCGAGCGGAAGCTGGCACTTGCGGACCGTCGGGACAACCTTCGGCGAGCAGCGCGGCAAGCACTCGCAGACGCGTACGCCGACTGCTTCAGCCGCGCCGTCGACGCGTTCCCGGTGCCGAGCGAGCCAACCCACCCGCGCGAATTCTCGGGTCCAGAGTGGGTAGCAGGCGCTGCGGCCGCGCGATTCGCATGCCCGGGCGCACCGCTCGTTGTCGGTTGCGGGTTTGAGCGCGTGACGCGGGCCGCGGCCGCGCTCGATGCGCCGGTCGTGCTGGTGGAAGTTTAAGCCCGAGAGCGCGGCCACTCCCGGACATGGAGTTGGAGACAGCGGCCCACCGGCAGCACGGCGTGACGCTGGTCGCCGTCCGCGTGACCAACGACGGCGAGCACGCCCGGCGCGTCCGCGTCGCGAATCGGTGCGACGGCCCCGTGTTGCCGCCGCGCGAACAGGGCGTCCCCGTCCCGGGCTGGGACGACGGCGGCTGGGAGGGCGTCGTCGATGCGGGCGCGACGAAGCCGCTCGGTTACGCAACGCCCGCACCGCCTGCAGACCCGCCCGTCGAAGTCGCGTGGAGCGAGCGCGCTGCCGAGAGCGAACCGACTGCGGCGGAGACGCTGGCGGACCTCGGCGACCCGCGGCCGCCCGAAGACGCCGTCAGCCCGCCGACGACGGCGCTCCCGGACGGAGTGCGCGAGTGGCTGGACGAGGTCGCCGAGCGTGCGGCCGACGAGGAGACGACGGACGCCGACCGCGACGGGGTCGCGGCGCTGGCGGCACGCACGACCCGGCTCCGGGAGGACGTCGAGTGATTCTGGCGGTTTGCGGCGGGAAGGGCGGCGTCGGGAAGACGACGACCGCGCTCAACCTCGCGGCTGAACTGGACGCGGTGCTCGTGGACGCGGACCTCGGGATGGCAGACGTGCCGGCGAGCCACGGGCCGGACCTCCACGACGTACTCGCGGGGCGCGCGGATGCCGTGGAAGCGGTCCGCGAGTCGAGAGCCATTTCGATATTGCCGTGCGGCCGGACGCTCGCGGGCGCTCGCGAGGGCGACCCTCGACAGTTGGTGGACGCGCTGCACGCCGTCGCCGACGCGTACGACGACGTGGTCGTAGACTGTCCCGCCGGTCTGCGCGCGGACGTCGGCCTGCCGCTGCTGGTCGCGGACGCCTGCGTGCTCGTGACGACGCCCGACAGGGCGGCGCTCGCGGACGCGCTTCGCGCACGGTCGCTGGCCGTCGAACTGGACGCCGGGCTCGCGGCCGTCGCGTACAACCGGGCGAGCAGCGCCAGCGAGGAAGTAGCGAACGCGCTCGGCGCGCCGGTCGTCGCAGTTCCCGACGACGATTCGGTGGCGGCGGCGATGGATGCGGGACAGCCGGTCGCAGCAATCGACGAGGAGGCGGCGGCAGCGACGGGATTCGGGACGTTGGCAGAACGAGTACGGGAGACGACGTAGCGCTACTCCTGGAGGTCGTAGTACGTCGAGCGGAGCGTGACCGGCGTCACGTCCGCGACGTCGGCGGCGTCGGCTTGCGTGAGCGGTTCGTCGTGGTCGCAGGCGGCGGTGTAGAGGCAGGCCGCGGCGACGCCGCTCGGGTTCCGCCCGGAGACGAGATTCTGGGATTCCGCTTTTTCGACGTACTCGCGAGCGGCGCGCTCGACCGCTTGCGGGACGTCGAGTTCGGTAGCGTAGCGCGGCAGGTAGTCCCGCGGGTCGATGGGGCCGGTTGGCAGGCCGAGTTCGCGGTTCATCGCGTCGTAGGCCGCGGAGAGTTCGCTCTCGTCCGCGCGAGCGACGGCTTCGACTTCGCCGAGCGTGCGCGAGAGCGCGTTCGTCCGGCAGACCGCGTAGACGCCCGCGGCGGCGAACCCCTCGATGGAGCGCCCGCGGAGCAAGCCCTCGTTTTGCGCGGAGTCGAACAGCGCGCACGCCTGGTCGCGGACGCTACGCGGGAGGTCGAGCTTCCCGACGAGCCGCCGGATTTCGGTGAACCCGTACACCTGATTGCGGTCGGCCTTCGACGGGATGGACGCGCGCTTGTGCTGGCGGCGCATCCGCTTCAGGCGGCGGCGCTTGCGCCCCTTCACGCGCGTCGAGCGACCGATTTCCGTGGAGAGCCCGCGGTCGTGGCGAGCGCGCGTGAGCGGCGCGCCGGTACGCTCTGGGTTGGTGTCGTCGTCGGCGAAGCTGCGCCACTCGGGGCCGCGGTCGATGCGGTCCTCGGAGACGACGAGCCCACAGTCGGTACAGACGCGTTCGGTCGCACGCTG encodes the following:
- a CDS encoding DUF7526 family protein, with product MPETLHTQVLAVVPPEDVDDHDLQPALRDLASSRYVLVCRKGGAPSWPERIKSFLLRDPIEAVTLVADDAPEEGAEFTARVEETEMVGVYDVVRVE
- a CDS encoding LAGLIDADG family homing endonuclease — encoded protein: MAQAANQELVDRFEEFYRRYYSDDVAELARKYPRESKSLHLDWRDLYQMDPDLADDYVNHPDDLREAAEEALRLYDLPVDVSLGQAHVRVFGLDEHTEIRAIRAEHLNTLVSVQGMVRKATDVRPKIERAVFVCQRCGAETEVPQGDAGFQEPYQCESCERQGPFKLDPERSEFVDSQKLRIQESPEGLAGGETPQSIDVHVADDITGEVTPGDHVTVSGVLRLDQSEGSNESPVFDLYMEGTSVVIEDEEFDEMNITEEDKQQIVEISNRENIYEQMVDSMAPSIYGHREAKLAMILQLFSGVTKHLPDESRIRGDLHMLLIGDPGTGKCLDGDTHVTLADGTKRPIRDIVEENLDNPKPVDDGVYDDGDLPVLSMDADGTLTERRATRVWKREAPDQMYRIRTSSGREIEVTPSHPLFVQRDGRIEARTADELDANEFVATPRSLQTNGDDTLDVEYRSSESGNAVRLDLPETWTPSLARLVGYIIAEGYAVLGDDNTGDVRVTNNDDEILDDVTEALDALGLNYAISGPREGKSAKTVRCTSGEFASFLESLEPVILQRSADQRVPDPIRCATAETKREFLRAYVDAEGHVSATQREITVASMSRELLNGVRSLLLAFDVTSSIEARNNGSYRIRISGDSFERYVEQIGFVTERKSTAAVSYDDQSSNTNVDVIPEIGEELRRIRETLELSQFDCSVPRTTYQHYERGDRNPSRDSLRQVVEAFEDRVAWLREAKRSIENGSWEDVSAVRNELNVSQAALASEMDVEQTAVNYYERNDAVPDGGKVTSAKSSLGARIDEALSVETDVKRLRHLVENDVSWDRIESIEPVEPAEEWVYDLEVEGTHAYLSNGVVSHNSALISYVQNIAPRSVYTSGKGSSSAGLTAAAVRDDFGDGQQWTLEAGALVLADQGVAAVDELDKMRCVTGDTLVHFDGRVSRIRDFAVDAAESGDLEELPNGRTIRGVDADVWTMTESGRLEKRPVTAVHEYDAPNELVEVTLASGERLTATHDHPFFIFEDGERVEQPAEELSDDDWVYVPRSLSGAAADGGSVAEASATASDSSGADGVEPEFAAVLGYLAGDGDLYYDRGEGVYGIRFTNKEEQLLADFEDAARSTFDAEPTRPPSEQRDDGVETVRVHGREHADRVLDAGMNRETYDGKTLPGDVTASSRAAKAAFVCALADSEGSVGDRQLRIHSASYELLLGVKHLLLEFGVSSQLHHREHGDNRDIYNLTVTDADSLAAFDRWVGFTLDRKQDALEDAVERVSGERTIRDVVPDVGGRLEAARESLRLHQAECGINDVTYCNFENGDANISIRLARDVLDAFESRQRTADRDRQRVTDADWRTLESLRDRYHVSQDELANGTAFSQQQVSRLWGEDESLLATVRSRLREVVEGVAETDLTTLREVVYGDVKWRRVASVEPVSPDEDDDRIPVLRGELADNLGVPEDETVEAADELLAREPDVDSWSALRTALSRHGIAHEVLAADLGVNQSTVTRWLNEDVETDRFVEAANAALDRIHEVRSEADRLRSEIERREQPKVYDLTVAGTHNFVANGMIVHNSEDRSAMHEALEQQKISISKAGINATLKARCSLLGAANPKYGRFDQYEPIGEQIDLEPALISRFDLIFTVTDEPDPEEDAKLARHILQTNYAGELNTQQEQLASANHTAEEVDAQTDTVAPAIDASLLRKYIAYSRRNCYPTMSDEAREAIEDFYVDLRAEGQGEDAPVPVTARQLEALVRLGEASARVRLSDTVEVEDAERVIEIVRSCLQDIGVDPETGEYDADVVETGRSKTQRDRVKNVKAIIKEIEDEFDEGAPVEEVLDRAEEVGMDASKAEHEIEKLKEKGELYQPNKDHLRAI
- a CDS encoding transcription initiation factor IIB; translated protein: MSQSVTCPECEGAVRQRATERVCTDCGLVVSEDRIDRGPEWRSFADDDTNPERTGAPLTRARHDRGLSTEIGRSTRVKGRKRRRLKRMRRQHKRASIPSKADRNQVYGFTEIRRLVGKLDLPRSVRDQACALFDSAQNEGLLRGRSIEGFAAAGVYAVCRTNALSRTLGEVEAVARADESELSAAYDAMNRELGLPTGPIDPRDYLPRYATELDVPQAVERAAREYVEKAESQNLVSGRNPSGVAAACLYTAACDHDEPLTQADAADVADVTPVTLRSTYYDLQE
- a CDS encoding MinD/ParA family ATP-binding protein is translated as MILAVCGGKGGVGKTTTALNLAAELDAVLVDADLGMADVPASHGPDLHDVLAGRADAVEAVRESRAISILPCGRTLAGAREGDPRQLVDALHAVADAYDDVVVDCPAGLRADVGLPLLVADACVLVTTPDRAALADALRARSLAVELDAGLAAVAYNRASSASEEVANALGAPVVAVPDDDSVAAAMDAGQPVAAIDEEAAAATGFGTLAERVRETT
- a CDS encoding DUF7855 family protein; the encoded protein is MLLVATHSQAARQSLRNVCSTHEDCVVRRFGRAALLAETELAAFHALRLREKHTGDVQVERTAPLNEFSDVPESVRDAATAYESRDAASTPYAKFAAGTDLPDPESMADEKL
- a CDS encoding DUF7856 family protein; the protein is MRVDLADVERHGRAIDLRDVDVAAEAVLAAIRDADDERIECASPQPIHERVGFLHHGLSVAPIAAVAAAARTRGATTEHDAEIRAVEDELAAIDVPEVDLTTARERVAETASDVDRLRERVARASGRVEARREADADASDAEAALRDATRELAARETDHHAAKEELAAAQERAREARDARERKLALADRRDNLRRAARQALADAYADCFSRAVDAFPVPSEPTHPREFSGPEWVAGAAAARFACPGAPLVVGCGFERVTRAAAALDAPVVLVEV
- a CDS encoding DUF7854 family protein, with protein sequence MDRISALRNVEDALADFEAGDASLGDVEDRVLGVLRTYATEFEDGDLSAYRAIGDPRVEGIVVVADTEAAARERVAARVDASPEFRVEPAD
- a CDS encoding DUF7857 domain-containing protein, yielding MELETAAHRQHGVTLVAVRVTNDGEHARRVRVANRCDGPVLPPREQGVPVPGWDDGGWEGVVDAGATKPLGYATPAPPADPPVEVAWSERAAESEPTAAETLADLGDPRPPEDAVSPPTTALPDGVREWLDEVAERAADEETTDADRDGVAALAARTTRLREDVE